The genomic interval CTCGCGCGTATTGGATATAGGATGTGGTGATGGATTGATTACAAGCGAGGTTGCCCGAATTGTCTCTGATGGATGCGTAATCGGTACTGATATTTCACAGAAAATGGTTGAACATGCAGCCACTCAATATTGCTCTATCCCAAATATTCGCTTTATTCAGATGGATGCGAGTCAAAACATTTTTCGTGAACAATTTGATATCATTACATCGTTTAACTGTTTGCACTGGGTAAGTGATCAGCATTCCGCTCTATTAGGAATAGCCAAGGCTGCAGTTGAGGGGGCTCAAATCGCCCTTCTTTTATCACATAAAAAATCTTTGTATCATGAAGTCCTTGATGCTTTATGTTCCTCAGACGAATGGAGCCTTTACTTCAAAGACCAAAAAAGTGCCAGACAATTTTTTTCGGCAGATTTCTACCGTGAACTATTGGTTGAATCTGGACTTGATATTATCAGTCTCAACGAAGAGGAAATGATATATCACTTTGAATCAAAAGAATCTGTTGCTGCTTTTTTTGCAGCAGCAGGCTCACAGCCTACGCTCTTGCCTTCTTCCAAACGATCAAGATTCATTTCAGAGTTTTCAGATGCTTACACTAAAAATGTTAAAACTCGTCAAGATGGAGCAATTCCAATTGCCTTCTGGTGCTTACAGATAGTTGCTAGAAAACCCTCTCTTCTGCCATCAGTTAGACCTGAAAGAGAAACGCAGGCTTTTTTTGCAAAGCTCTAAACCTTAATATATCGTAAGACGGTTTAACCACCGTCTTCATCTTATCTTCGGTGGTTAACTGAGGCTCATTATAGAATCGAAGAAAGCTTTATCTCCGAGACTTAGCCTTATGGATAACGCTTTTCGTATCAGTCCAATTCTTACATCTCTCATTAGTGGCTTTGTGAGTTTAATATTTTTTTCAAGATCTAGTATTTTGACCATTATTTCATCAGAAAGAAATATCTGAGTTGCATTCATTAGCGGTTTTTGACTTAGACCTTCGTTAATATCATCGATTAACTCCGCATAATCTAAACTCCTCTCATAATCTGTCCAT from Legionella geestiana carries:
- a CDS encoding class I SAM-dependent methyltransferase — protein: MPKHIYNDPKYYSENNALQYNFAMRMLRHLSFQKDSRVLDIGCGDGLITSEVARIVSDGCVIGTDISQKMVEHAATQYCSIPNIRFIQMDASQNIFREQFDIITSFNCLHWVSDQHSALLGIAKAAVEGAQIALLLSHKKSLYHEVLDALCSSDEWSLYFKDQKSARQFFSADFYRELLVESGLDIISLNEEEMIYHFESKESVAAFFAAAGSQPTLLPSSKRSRFISEFSDAYTKNVKTRQDGAIPIAFWCLQIVARKPSLLPSVRPERETQAFFAKL